One Phycisphaera mikurensis NBRC 102666 DNA window includes the following coding sequences:
- a CDS encoding mechanosensitive ion channel family protein has translation MPQNAFSRSPEPEAHAATDAATVVEGVSSELIEHAGTVSHAAERWAREAVSSVPEVLSTLVILAAATFGYRLASRGIAAMVQRTHLDESVGVTLRTFLRWVTVVLVLAAVAARWGVLENFWAAIVGAVTLVAIGFFAVWSVLSNVLCSLILLANRPFRVGDEIELPPDPIRGRVLAVNLTHTTLLDGEGATFQVPNNLFFQRVFKRHPRGGSGRRAAAAAAADPAAAAADPAGEPPADV, from the coding sequence ATGCCGCAGAACGCCTTTTCACGCTCTCCCGAACCCGAAGCGCACGCCGCCACCGACGCGGCCACCGTCGTCGAAGGCGTCTCCTCGGAGCTGATCGAGCACGCGGGCACCGTCTCCCACGCGGCGGAGCGGTGGGCCCGCGAAGCGGTCTCCTCCGTGCCGGAGGTGCTCTCGACGCTGGTGATCCTGGCCGCGGCCACCTTCGGCTACCGCCTCGCCTCCCGCGGCATCGCCGCGATGGTGCAACGCACGCACCTCGACGAGTCCGTCGGCGTGACGCTGCGCACGTTCCTGCGGTGGGTGACGGTCGTCCTCGTCCTCGCCGCCGTCGCCGCCCGCTGGGGCGTGCTCGAGAACTTCTGGGCCGCGATCGTCGGGGCCGTCACGCTCGTGGCCATCGGCTTCTTCGCCGTGTGGTCGGTGCTGTCCAACGTGCTCTGCTCGCTGATCCTGCTCGCCAACCGGCCGTTCCGCGTGGGCGATGAGATCGAGCTCCCGCCGGATCCGATCCGCGGGCGCGTGCTCGCGGTGAATCTCACCCACACCACGCTGCTCGACGGGGAGGGCGCGACGTTCCAGGTGCCCAACAACCTCTTCTTTCAGCGGGTCTTCAAGCGGCACCCCCGCGGCGGGAGCGGGCGGCGCGCCGCGGCGGCGGCCGCCGCGGACCCGGCAGCGGCCGCCGCGGATCCGGCGGGCGAGCCCCCCGCGGACGTCTGA
- a CDS encoding putative phosphopantothenoylcysteine synthetase, with protein MLVTAGPTWEPIDAVRVLSNRSTGGMGTAIAAAAADAGHRVTLLLGPPCPAPAARTGLDVHRFGSSLDLEAALAARFPACELLVMAAAVADHRPAAPAAGKLPRAGRLTLDLEAVPDLVAACAARRGPGQRIVSFSLEEAEQLETRAAAKLAAKGVDAAVANPVATLGSAGVDAVLLHAGGHRERPGPMTKAAFAAWLVGRAEALFDAPAEPDRGS; from the coding sequence GTGCTGGTCACGGCCGGCCCCACCTGGGAGCCGATCGACGCGGTCCGGGTGCTGTCCAACCGCAGCACCGGCGGCATGGGCACCGCCATCGCCGCCGCCGCCGCCGACGCCGGCCACCGCGTCACGCTGCTGCTGGGCCCGCCGTGCCCGGCACCCGCGGCGCGGACCGGCCTCGACGTCCACCGGTTCGGCTCCTCCCTGGACCTCGAAGCGGCCCTCGCGGCACGCTTCCCCGCCTGCGAGCTGCTCGTTATGGCCGCCGCCGTCGCCGACCACCGCCCCGCCGCGCCCGCCGCCGGGAAGCTGCCGCGGGCGGGCCGGCTCACGCTGGACCTCGAGGCCGTGCCCGACCTCGTCGCCGCCTGCGCCGCCCGGCGCGGGCCGGGCCAGCGGATCGTCTCGTTCAGCCTCGAGGAGGCCGAGCAGCTGGAGACGCGCGCCGCGGCGAAGCTCGCCGCCAAGGGCGTCGACGCCGCCGTCGCGAACCCGGTGGCGACGCTCGGCTCCGCCGGCGTCGACGCGGTGCTCCTGCACGCCGGCGGGCACCGCGAGCGGCCGGGGCCGATGACCAAAGCCGCCTTCGCCGCCTGGCTCGTCGGCCGGGCCGAGGCCCTCTTCGACGCCCCCGCCGAACCCGACCGAGGAAGCTGA